The Papaver somniferum cultivar HN1 chromosome 3, ASM357369v1, whole genome shotgun sequence genome includes a region encoding these proteins:
- the LOC113356250 gene encoding uncharacterized protein LOC113356250: protein MVGRNIKWLFFSVMYLVVMINHHSAQAEDGLLKNGDFETPPTGGFSNEGVVDGTEYIPEWKTSGTVELVESGQKQGGMILIVPQGLHAVRLGNDAQISQNLKLEKGSLYSITFSAARTCAQLESLNISVPPASQSIDLQTLYNVQGWDFYSVAFQADSDDSRVVFQNPGMEDDPTCGPIIDDIAIKKLFTPEKPKDNAVINGDFEEGPWVFRNTSLGVLLPTHLDEETTTLPGWIIESNRAVRYIDSYHFDVPQGKRAIELLSGKEGIISQMVETKPDKKYSLTFAIGHAGDSCQQQPLAIMAFAGDQVANIHYMPGANKTFDTANVTFTAKAERSRIAFYSVYYNQRSDDKSSLCGPVVDDVKVWDFSKSSTSRILSGRLSHLALMFLFVLSVFVY, encoded by the exons ATTTGGTGGTGATGATTAATCATCATTCAGCTCAAGCAGAAGATG GATTACTAAAAAATGGTGACTTTGAAACACCTCCAACAGGTGGGTTCTCGAATGAGGGTGTGGTAGATGGTACAGAATACATCCCTGAGTGGAAAACAAGCGGAACAGTGGAGCTGGTTGAATCAGGACAGAAGCAAGGTGGAATGATCCTCATAGTACCTCAAGGTTTACATGCTGTACGGCTTGGAAATGATGCCCAGATAAGCCAGAATCTCAAGCTTGAGAAGGGGTCGTTGTATTCAATCACCTTCAGTGCTGCAAGAACATGCGCTCAGTTGGAAAGTCTCAATATATCTGTTCCTCCTGCTTCACAGAGCATTGATCTACAGACCCTTTACAATGTGCAGGGCTGGGATTTTTATTCAGTGGCATTTCAGGCTGATTCGGATGATTCACGTGTAGTATTTCAGAATCCAGGCATGGAAGATGACCCTACTTGTGGTCCCATCATTGATGACATTGCCATAAAGAAGCTTTTTACACCTGAAAAACCCAAAG ACAATGCTGTGATCAACGGTGACTTTGAAGAAGGGCCTTGGGTGTTTAGAAATACTTCATTGGGCGTTTTGCTCCCTACTCACCTCGACGAAGAGACAACAACATTACCAGGTTGGATCATCGAATCCAACAGGGCTGTCAGATACATCGATTCCTATCACTTTGATGTTCCACAAGGAAAGCGAGCCATCGAATTGTTATCGGGAAAGGAAGGTATCATCTCCCAGATGGTGGAGACCAAACCTGATAAAAAGTATAGTCTTACTTTTGCCATAGGACATGCTGGAGACTCATGTCAGCAGCAACCATTGGCAATAATGGCCTTTGCAGGAGACCAAGTCGCTAACATACATTACATGCCTGGAGCGAACAAAACTTTTGATACTGCAAATGTTACATTCACAGCCAAGGCTGAAAGATCTCGGATAGCATTTTACAGTGTTTATTATAATCAAAGAAGTGATGATAAGAGCTCCCTGTGTGGACCAGTGGTGGATGACGTGAAGGTGTGGGACTTTTCTAAATCTAGCACATCAAGAATTTTATCCGGCAGGTTGAGTCATTTGGCGCttatgtttttgtttgttttatcaGTTTTTGTTTACTAA